The following proteins are encoded in a genomic region of Falsibacillus pallidus:
- a CDS encoding PepSY domain-containing protein has product MNWKSFVAGAAAGITAGFLMNEAVKRNVSVSAESVLAKVKRAFKEDGPIDGSWIQMKAEPYQKHAIKADVYRGGISRQRNGQLQQFEFIADAHTGTVIDIKLI; this is encoded by the coding sequence ATGAATTGGAAATCATTTGTCGCAGGGGCAGCCGCAGGAATCACAGCCGGCTTCCTCATGAATGAAGCAGTGAAAAGAAACGTATCCGTTTCTGCAGAAAGTGTCCTGGCAAAAGTTAAACGCGCTTTCAAAGAAGATGGGCCGATTGACGGGTCATGGATCCAAATGAAAGCAGAACCTTATCAAAAACATGCTATAAAAGCGGATGTTTACCGGGGCGGCATCTCCCGCCAGCGAAATGGACAGCTGCAGCAATTTGAATTTATCGCAGATGCCCACACAGGCACAGTGATTGATATTAAGCTGATTTAA
- a CDS encoding DUF1444 domain-containing protein: MDTIKMKKELQARLEAPHRTFTYDREKEVLRIENTDTKKGINITLPGIVAKWQEQKEKAIDEVVYYVNEALGVMGTKTEGKGKEKNIFPVIRSTSFPMESSEGTAFITDEHTAETRIYYALDLGNTYRLIDEEFSAQEGWSKEHIKETALFNVRSLPVKMKSDNVAGNEFYFLNTNDGYDASRILNASFLEGMSEKMEGEMTLAVPHQDVLIIGDIRNETGYDILAQMTMSFFAAGTVPITALSFLYENGELDPIFILGKNRKK, from the coding sequence ATGGACACAATCAAAATGAAAAAAGAATTGCAGGCACGATTAGAAGCGCCGCATAGAACTTTTACATATGACCGCGAAAAAGAAGTGCTCCGCATAGAAAATACGGACACAAAAAAAGGAATCAATATCACCTTGCCGGGAATCGTGGCAAAGTGGCAGGAGCAAAAAGAAAAAGCCATTGATGAAGTTGTTTACTATGTAAACGAAGCCCTCGGTGTAATGGGCACGAAAACCGAAGGAAAAGGAAAAGAAAAGAATATCTTTCCTGTCATCCGCTCCACTTCGTTTCCAATGGAAAGCTCCGAAGGTACAGCTTTTATCACGGACGAGCATACTGCAGAAACCCGAATCTACTACGCCTTGGATCTCGGGAATACCTACAGGCTGATTGATGAAGAGTTTTCAGCTCAGGAAGGATGGAGCAAGGAGCATATCAAGGAAACCGCTCTTTTCAACGTCCGATCCCTGCCTGTGAAAATGAAATCTGACAACGTTGCCGGGAATGAGTTTTATTTCCTTAATACAAACGATGGATATGATGCAAGCAGGATTCTCAATGCTTCATTCCTCGAGGGCATGTCTGAGAAAATGGAAGGGGAAATGACTCTCGCTGTTCCCCATCAGGACGTATTAATCATTGGGGATATCCGCAATGAAACAGGATATGACATCCTGGCCCAAATGACAATGAGCTTTTTCGCAGCTGGCACTGTTCCGATTACCGCGTTGTCATTTTTATATGAAAATGGCGAATTGGACCCGATATTCATATTAGGAAAGAATCGTAAAAAATAA
- a CDS encoding PTS transporter subunit IIC, whose product MKEFLKRKGVHVSVKAYLIDALGYMALGLFSSLIIGLIMKTIGEQLHLPFFIDMGTLAMGLMGPAIGVAVAYGLGAPPLVIFAGAITGAAGAELGGPAGSYAAALISCEIGKLISKETKIDIIVTPFATILAGYSVAYLIGPFIADFMTMFGSWISWATLQRPIIMGILVALLMGLALTAPISSAAIAFMLGLSGIAAGAATIGCSAQMIGFAVSSYRENKMGGLLAQGLGTSMLQVPNIVRHPLILVPPTVAGVILAPFGTTLFPMENNPAGAGMGTSGLVGQIMAFTTMGFSMEVLIKVLLLHIIGPAVISLILSEYMRKRGWIKFGQMKIETGGK is encoded by the coding sequence ATGAAAGAATTTCTTAAAAGAAAAGGCGTTCATGTTTCTGTTAAGGCCTATTTAATTGATGCACTCGGATACATGGCACTAGGATTGTTTAGTTCGCTGATCATTGGACTGATTATGAAAACGATAGGCGAACAGCTTCATCTGCCGTTTTTCATAGATATGGGGACATTGGCAATGGGTTTGATGGGTCCCGCCATTGGAGTAGCTGTTGCTTACGGGCTGGGTGCTCCGCCGTTGGTCATTTTTGCAGGTGCCATAACAGGAGCAGCAGGTGCAGAACTAGGAGGTCCTGCGGGCAGTTACGCGGCTGCATTAATTTCTTGTGAAATCGGTAAACTAATCAGCAAGGAAACAAAAATTGATATTATCGTTACGCCATTCGCCACGATTCTTGCAGGGTATTCAGTTGCTTACTTGATCGGACCATTTATTGCTGATTTTATGACGATGTTCGGGAGCTGGATCAGCTGGGCGACACTGCAAAGGCCAATCATCATGGGAATCCTTGTTGCCTTATTGATGGGGCTTGCCTTGACTGCGCCGATCTCAAGTGCGGCCATTGCTTTTATGCTTGGACTAAGCGGTATTGCTGCAGGTGCTGCAACGATTGGCTGCAGTGCGCAAATGATTGGATTTGCTGTCAGCAGCTATCGTGAAAATAAAATGGGCGGTCTGCTCGCACAGGGGCTTGGGACTTCGATGCTTCAGGTGCCTAATATTGTGAGGCATCCGCTTATATTAGTTCCACCCACTGTTGCCGGAGTCATTTTGGCTCCTTTTGGTACAACGCTATTCCCGATGGAGAACAATCCAGCAGGTGCCGGGATGGGAACGAGCGGCCTCGTGGGGCAGATCATGGCATTCACGACTATGGGCTTTTCCATGGAAGTATTAATCAAGGTCCTGCTATTGCATATCATTGGACCTGCAGTCATCAGCCTGATACTATCGGAATATATGAGGAAACGCGGCTGGATTAAATTTGGCCAGATGAAGATAGAAACTGGAGGCAAATAG
- the trmB gene encoding tRNA (guanosine(46)-N7)-methyltransferase TrmB, with amino-acid sequence MRVRNKPWAKDKIEQNPQYVVANPEDHRGKWSEIFGNDNPIHIEVGTGKGRFVTEMAKANPDVNYLGIELFESVIVTALDRIIEEELTNVKLLNVNAKDLKEYFTKGDVDRVYLNFSDPWPKTRHAKRRLTYKSFLKIYEDILVDGGEIHFKTDNQGLFEYSLTSFSEYGLLLTYVSLDLHKSDYEGNIMTEYEEKFSAKGQRIYRSEARYQNK; translated from the coding sequence ATGCGTGTACGAAATAAACCTTGGGCAAAGGATAAAATAGAGCAAAATCCTCAATATGTAGTAGCGAATCCAGAAGATCACCGTGGGAAATGGTCCGAAATCTTCGGCAATGACAACCCGATCCATATTGAAGTAGGTACGGGAAAAGGGCGATTTGTAACAGAAATGGCAAAAGCAAACCCTGATGTAAATTACCTTGGGATTGAATTGTTTGAGAGCGTCATTGTGACTGCTTTGGACCGCATCATTGAGGAAGAGCTGACGAATGTGAAGCTGTTGAACGTCAATGCAAAAGACCTGAAAGAATACTTCACTAAAGGCGATGTTGACAGGGTCTATCTGAATTTCTCTGATCCATGGCCAAAGACAAGACATGCGAAAAGGCGTCTGACATATAAATCATTCCTGAAGATTTACGAAGACATCCTTGTCGATGGTGGAGAGATCCATTTCAAGACAGATAACCAAGGGCTTTTTGAATACTCCCTTACAAGCTTTTCCGAGTATGGCCTGCTGTTGACCTACGTCAGTCTTGATCTGCACAAAAGCGACTATGAAGGCAATATCATGACCGAGTACGAAGAAAAATTCTCGGCCAAAGGGCAAAGAATCTACCGCAGCGAAGCGAGATATCAAAATAAATAG
- the pulA gene encoding type I pullulanase, with protein sequence MDQEKRLYKAYLDSMDTVAVLIPYHHRNGESADFWLETGDGISKLEVQEAILLETEKKYICKLQKTPPFGQIHYIINEFGEKTDLQIGSVIRTSAFDEMHYFNGFLGCSYSSESSSFTLWAPSAAAANLITFHPGTSESKKWPMIRKEKGAWVLEIKENMDGIFYKYEVCVNKEWRQAVDPYAVAVSKNSEWGVIVDLNKTRKERISRPVFSSPNDAIIYEVHIRDATSHPKSGIDQKGTYVGFSASPSMNDGGQVTGLNYIADLGPTHLELLPFNDFGGIPDENTDNAYNWGYNPLFFNVPEGSYSSNPNDPYSRITELKNMIDAIHHKGLAVIMDVVYNHVYIRETSSFEQLVPGYYFRHDEFGMPSNGTGVGNDFASDRRMGRKFILDSVRFWLEEYKVDGFRLDLMGILDIQTMSEVKKLAEELHPGCLILGEGWDLNTPLPQEEKAALKNAKKMPGISFFNDFFRDTIKGSIFDLYNRGYALGKSRLVPSAIEAFMGSSGCHKGAEGIFLSPRQSINYVESHDNHTLWDKINFCFPGEFELNQKRHRLATSITILAMGIPFLHAGQEFFRTKKGIDNSYKEPDSINWLDWDRCLEFQDNVNYIKDLIAFRKMHAAFRMSGHSEIKEHIEIVPIQGNTIGFHYRDVGHLGKWNHIFIVLNPDEKKKVKLPEIKNRWMLLGNGQSMFLENLQTAEGKWVEAEAISMMIYVA encoded by the coding sequence ATGGATCAGGAGAAGCGATTATATAAGGCATATCTGGATTCAATGGATACAGTGGCAGTTCTCATTCCCTATCATCATCGGAATGGAGAGTCTGCCGATTTTTGGCTGGAAACGGGAGATGGAATAAGCAAGTTGGAAGTCCAAGAAGCGATTCTTCTGGAGACTGAAAAGAAGTATATTTGCAAATTGCAGAAAACGCCTCCATTTGGGCAGATCCATTACATCATAAATGAGTTTGGAGAAAAAACAGACCTTCAGATCGGTTCAGTCATCAGAACCTCTGCATTTGACGAAATGCATTACTTCAATGGGTTCCTGGGCTGCAGCTATTCCAGTGAATCAAGTAGTTTCACCCTGTGGGCGCCGTCTGCAGCTGCAGCAAATCTCATAACGTTTCATCCGGGGACATCAGAAAGCAAAAAATGGCCCATGATTCGAAAGGAAAAAGGGGCTTGGGTGCTGGAGATCAAGGAGAACATGGACGGAATCTTCTACAAATACGAAGTCTGCGTCAATAAAGAATGGAGGCAGGCTGTTGATCCATATGCAGTGGCTGTTTCCAAAAACAGCGAGTGGGGCGTCATAGTTGACTTGAACAAAACAAGAAAAGAGAGAATTTCCCGCCCGGTGTTCTCCTCACCTAACGATGCGATTATATATGAAGTCCACATAAGAGATGCAACAAGCCATCCGAAAAGCGGTATAGACCAGAAAGGAACATATGTTGGATTTTCTGCAAGCCCTTCAATGAATGATGGCGGCCAGGTAACCGGACTGAATTATATTGCAGATTTAGGCCCGACTCATTTGGAACTTCTGCCCTTCAATGATTTCGGGGGCATACCCGATGAAAATACAGATAATGCTTATAATTGGGGATATAATCCCCTGTTTTTCAATGTGCCTGAAGGGAGCTACAGCTCAAATCCAAATGACCCCTATTCAAGGATCACGGAATTAAAGAATATGATAGACGCCATCCATCACAAAGGACTCGCGGTCATAATGGATGTAGTCTACAATCATGTGTATATCAGAGAAACATCTTCTTTTGAACAATTGGTTCCAGGCTATTATTTCCGCCACGATGAATTTGGAATGCCCTCCAACGGAACGGGAGTAGGGAACGACTTTGCCTCTGACCGGCGGATGGGAAGGAAGTTCATATTAGATTCCGTTCGATTTTGGCTTGAAGAATACAAAGTGGATGGGTTCAGGCTTGATTTAATGGGAATCTTGGATATCCAAACGATGTCAGAAGTAAAGAAACTCGCTGAAGAATTGCATCCGGGCTGTCTGATATTGGGAGAGGGATGGGATCTAAACACCCCGCTTCCACAAGAAGAGAAAGCAGCGTTGAAAAATGCCAAGAAGATGCCTGGGATATCCTTTTTCAACGATTTCTTCCGCGACACTATCAAAGGGAGCATCTTTGACTTATATAACCGTGGATATGCATTGGGGAAAAGCAGGCTTGTCCCTTCCGCCATTGAGGCATTCATGGGCAGCAGCGGGTGCCATAAAGGTGCAGAAGGAATCTTCCTTTCCCCTCGGCAATCCATTAATTATGTGGAATCGCACGATAATCATACATTATGGGATAAAATCAATTTTTGCTTTCCTGGTGAGTTTGAGCTGAATCAAAAAAGACACAGACTCGCTACATCCATCACGATCCTCGCAATGGGCATTCCTTTTTTGCATGCCGGCCAGGAATTTTTCCGTACCAAAAAAGGCATCGACAACAGCTATAAAGAACCCGACTCTATCAACTGGCTGGACTGGGATAGATGTCTGGAGTTCCAAGATAATGTAAACTATATCAAAGACTTGATTGCCTTTCGAAAAATGCATGCCGCATTCAGGATGAGCGGTCATTCAGAGATCAAGGAACATATTGAGATTGTTCCGATTCAAGGGAATACAATCGGGTTCCATTATCGGGATGTAGGACACCTTGGAAAATGGAATCACATTTTCATAGTGTTGAATCCAGATGAGAAAAAGAAAGTGAAACTCCCGGAAATCAAAAATAGATGGATGCTTTTAGGAAATGGACAATCGATGTTCTTAGAGAACCTGCAAACTGCAGAAGGAAAATGGGTGGAAGCAGAAGCCATCAGTATGATGATTTATGTAGCATAG
- a CDS encoding YtnP family quorum-quenching lactonase produces METLTVGNVKLTWLNGGVTNMDGGAMFGVVPKPLWENKYPVNEKNQIELRTDPILLQLEGKNILIEAGIGSGKLTDKQKRNYGVTEESQLEKELKELNLSPADIDIICMTHMHFDHACGLTKWEGEKMVSAFPNALIYTSDVEWNEMRNPNIRSRNTYWKENWEAIQEQVIPFHGEMEVVKGLKMFHTGGHSDGHSIIVIETGEEKLVHMADLMPTHAHQNVLWVLAYDDYPMDSIEAKQKWIPGGIEEGAWFFFYHDAIYRAVKWGKDGSIADEVKRNR; encoded by the coding sequence ATGGAAACATTAACGGTTGGAAATGTAAAATTGACATGGCTAAACGGAGGCGTCACAAATATGGACGGAGGAGCCATGTTCGGCGTCGTCCCTAAGCCGCTTTGGGAGAATAAATATCCCGTAAACGAAAAAAATCAGATTGAGTTAAGGACAGATCCTATTCTTTTACAATTGGAAGGAAAGAATATCCTGATTGAAGCAGGCATCGGGTCCGGAAAGCTTACAGATAAACAAAAGCGCAACTACGGGGTTACAGAAGAATCCCAGCTCGAAAAAGAATTAAAGGAATTAAATCTATCGCCTGCAGACATCGATATCATTTGCATGACACATATGCATTTTGATCATGCATGCGGATTGACAAAATGGGAAGGAGAAAAGATGGTCTCCGCTTTTCCAAATGCCCTGATATATACGTCAGATGTCGAATGGAATGAAATGAGGAACCCGAATATACGCTCCCGGAATACATATTGGAAAGAAAATTGGGAAGCCATTCAAGAACAAGTCATTCCTTTCCACGGAGAAATGGAAGTCGTAAAAGGCCTCAAAATGTTCCACACAGGGGGGCATAGCGACGGCCATTCCATCATCGTCATTGAAACAGGTGAAGAAAAGCTCGTTCATATGGCTGATTTAATGCCTACTCATGCCCATCAAAACGTCCTATGGGTCCTTGCCTACGATGACTATCCAATGGATTCAATTGAAGCCAAGCAAAAATGGATCCCTGGAGGAATCGAGGAGGGGGCATGGTTCTTCTTCTATCATGACGCCATTTATAGAGCGGTTAAATGGGGGAAAGACGGCAGTATTGCAGATGAAGTGAAACGTAACCGCTGA
- a CDS encoding phosphotransferase family protein: protein MEHLFDQDWEIVPAGGATGEAFFAKHQEQRLFLKRNSSPFLAVLSAEGIVPKLVWTKRMENGDVITAQHWLSGRELDPDEMLQDRVAKLLNKIHISKPLLTMLERLGKVRFEPEMMLAEVETTLDFDLLKLPKVNEAISFLQENIEFIQFDEYVVCHGDVNHNNWLLSDRNQLYLIDWDGAMIADPAIDIGMLLYWYIPEDKWEDWLNQYGMTLTDSLKLRMKWYVVSQTLLSIQWHKAKGRFHEMNHWLEYLQSIL from the coding sequence TTGGAACACTTATTCGATCAAGATTGGGAAATAGTGCCCGCCGGGGGGGCAACGGGAGAAGCTTTTTTTGCTAAGCATCAAGAGCAGCGGCTTTTTCTGAAGCGTAACTCCTCTCCATTCCTTGCTGTGCTGTCCGCAGAAGGAATCGTTCCGAAGCTTGTATGGACCAAGCGGATGGAAAACGGCGATGTCATTACTGCTCAGCATTGGCTGAGCGGGAGGGAACTTGATCCTGATGAGATGCTGCAAGATCGTGTAGCAAAGCTATTAAATAAAATTCATATTTCCAAGCCACTGCTGACGATGCTTGAACGTCTTGGCAAAGTCCGTTTTGAACCAGAAATGATGCTGGCTGAAGTGGAGACCACACTTGATTTTGATTTGTTGAAACTGCCTAAAGTGAATGAAGCCATTTCTTTTCTGCAGGAAAACATCGAGTTCATCCAGTTCGATGAATATGTGGTATGCCATGGGGATGTCAATCATAACAACTGGCTGCTTTCGGACCGCAACCAGCTGTATCTGATCGATTGGGACGGCGCGATGATCGCTGATCCTGCCATTGATATAGGAATGCTCCTATATTGGTACATCCCGGAGGACAAATGGGAGGATTGGCTGAATCAGTATGGAATGACTTTGACCGACAGCCTGAAGCTCAGGATGAAATGGTATGTCGTTTCCCAGACCCTGCTTTCCATCCAATGGCATAAAGCCAAGGGACGCTTCCATGAAATGAATCACTGGCTTGAGTACCTGCAATCCATTCTTTAA
- a CDS encoding thioredoxin family protein, which produces MEKLQRMEQFEELKNTGKHIFMFSADWCPDCRFIDPFLPEVEADFPEFTFVYVDRDQFIDLCAALDVYGIPSFVAFNEGKETGRFVSKDRKTKEEIESFIKGL; this is translated from the coding sequence ATGGAAAAATTGCAAAGAATGGAACAGTTCGAGGAATTAAAAAATACCGGAAAGCATATCTTTATGTTTTCTGCAGACTGGTGTCCTGATTGCCGTTTCATTGACCCATTCCTACCTGAAGTAGAAGCAGACTTTCCTGAATTCACATTCGTTTATGTAGATAGAGATCAATTCATAGACCTATGCGCAGCACTGGACGTATACGGCATCCCAAGCTTCGTTGCATTCAACGAAGGAAAAGAAACAGGAAGATTCGTAAGCAAAGACAGAAAAACAAAAGAAGAAATCGAATCATTCATTAAAGGGTTATAA
- a CDS encoding DUF84 family protein, with amino-acid sequence MKAAIGSKNPAKVNAVKNIVSNEFENIEVVSIDAPSGVSSQPFSDKETIEGAINRAEFSRKVAGADIGIGLEGGVVETENGLFLCNWGALSFGNEKPIVAGGARILLPNEISEKLRGGLELGPVMDQFCQMKDVGKGNGAVGIFSGGLVNRDEMFEHILKLLVGQYLYHMKS; translated from the coding sequence GTGAAGGCTGCCATTGGATCAAAAAATCCGGCAAAGGTGAATGCAGTTAAAAATATCGTTTCAAATGAATTTGAGAATATCGAGGTAGTCAGCATTGATGCTCCCTCCGGCGTTAGCAGCCAGCCGTTTTCAGATAAGGAAACAATTGAAGGAGCAATCAACAGGGCTGAATTTTCCAGGAAAGTAGCCGGGGCTGATATAGGGATCGGTCTTGAAGGCGGTGTAGTGGAAACAGAGAACGGATTATTCTTGTGTAATTGGGGAGCGTTATCATTTGGAAATGAAAAGCCGATTGTTGCAGGAGGAGCAAGGATTTTGCTGCCGAATGAAATTTCGGAAAAGCTGAGAGGCGGTTTGGAATTGGGGCCGGTCATGGATCAGTTCTGTCAAATGAAAGATGTAGGTAAAGGAAATGGAGCTGTAGGCATCTTTTCAGGAGGGCTGGTCAATAGGGATGAGATGTTCGAACATATCCTCAAGCTTCTTGTCGGACAGTACCTTTATCATATGAAATCTTAA
- the ytpR gene encoding YtpR family tRNA-binding protein encodes MNVFYNKEGIGDTLIIVLGDAEREVHSFERKGDAVKINNSESKELIGFNLFNASQYLELNESGSVEMNEEKLAVINDALSKNGFEDKLEADFSPKFVVGYVQSKEKHPNADKLNICKVDVGSGEVLQIVCGAPNVDEAQKVVVAKVGAVMPSGMIIKDAELRGVPSSGMICSARELALPDAPQEKGILVLEDEKYSAGQPFIF; translated from the coding sequence ATGAACGTTTTTTATAATAAAGAAGGAATCGGCGATACGTTAATCATCGTCTTAGGTGATGCAGAAAGAGAGGTTCACTCCTTTGAGCGCAAAGGAGATGCCGTAAAAATTAATAACAGCGAATCCAAGGAATTGATTGGTTTTAATCTTTTCAACGCATCCCAATACTTGGAACTGAATGAGTCCGGATCTGTCGAAATGAATGAAGAAAAATTGGCTGTTATCAATGATGCCCTTTCTAAAAATGGGTTTGAAGATAAGTTGGAAGCTGACTTTTCTCCAAAATTTGTTGTCGGATATGTTCAGTCCAAAGAAAAACATCCAAACGCGGATAAATTGAATATCTGCAAAGTGGATGTAGGCAGCGGAGAAGTGCTTCAAATCGTCTGTGGTGCACCGAATGTCGATGAAGCACAAAAAGTGGTAGTAGCAAAAGTTGGGGCTGTAATGCCAAGCGGAATGATTATCAAGGATGCTGAATTAAGGGGTGTCCCATCAAGCGGGATGATTTGCTCAGCAAGGGAATTGGCTCTGCCTGATGCCCCTCAAGAAAAAGGAATCCTTGTATTGGAAGATGAAAAATACTCCGCAGGACAGCCATTTATTTTTTAA
- a CDS encoding M42 family metallopeptidase: MNQETLDLFKTLTELPGAPGNEHQVRAFMRSELEKYSDEIVQDGLGSIFGVKKGIENGPVVMAAGHMDEVGFMVTSVTENGMIRFQTLGGWWSQVLLAQRVQIITDNGPVIGVIGSIPPHLLGDEQRNKPMDIKNMLIDIGADDRKDAQKIGIKPGQPILPICPFTPMANEKKILAKAWDNRYGCGLSIELLKELKDEKLPNILYSGATVQEEVGLRGAKTAANMINPDIFFAMDASPANDMSGDKNEFGQLGKGTLLRILDRSMVTHRGMREFVLDTAETNKIPYQYFVSQGGTDAGSVHLSNNGVPSAVVGICSRYIHTHASMIHIDDYAAAKELLVKLVKSCDRTTVESIRQNS; encoded by the coding sequence ATGAATCAAGAAACGTTGGATCTTTTTAAAACATTGACTGAACTGCCCGGTGCTCCCGGGAATGAGCATCAAGTAAGGGCATTCATGCGTTCAGAGCTTGAGAAATATTCAGATGAAATTGTGCAAGATGGCCTTGGAAGCATTTTCGGGGTGAAAAAGGGAATTGAGAACGGCCCTGTCGTGATGGCAGCAGGCCATATGGATGAAGTAGGATTCATGGTGACTTCCGTTACAGAGAATGGAATGATCCGTTTTCAGACACTTGGCGGCTGGTGGAGTCAAGTATTGCTGGCTCAAAGGGTCCAAATCATTACAGACAATGGCCCCGTGATTGGTGTCATAGGATCCATTCCTCCACATTTATTAGGAGATGAACAGCGCAATAAGCCGATGGATATCAAAAACATGCTGATTGATATCGGAGCAGATGATAGAAAGGATGCTCAAAAAATTGGCATCAAGCCAGGACAGCCAATCCTCCCGATCTGCCCTTTCACTCCAATGGCAAATGAAAAGAAAATCCTGGCAAAAGCATGGGATAACCGCTATGGCTGTGGTTTATCCATTGAACTGCTAAAAGAATTGAAAGATGAAAAACTGCCAAATATCTTATATTCAGGTGCGACAGTACAGGAAGAAGTCGGACTGCGGGGAGCCAAAACGGCTGCCAATATGATCAACCCTGATATTTTCTTCGCAATGGATGCAAGTCCTGCAAACGATATGTCAGGGGATAAGAATGAATTTGGACAGCTGGGCAAAGGAACATTGCTTCGCATTTTAGACCGTTCAATGGTGACGCATAGAGGGATGCGTGAATTCGTCTTGGATACGGCTGAAACCAATAAAATTCCATATCAGTATTTTGTCTCACAAGGCGGTACAGATGCAGGAAGCGTCCATTTATCCAATAATGGGGTGCCGAGTGCCGTTGTAGGAATTTGTTCACGCTACATCCATACACATGCATCCATGATCCATATCGATGATTATGCAGCTGCTAAAGAACTTCTTGTGAAATTAGTCAAATCATGCGACCGCACAACAGTCGAGTCAATCAGACAGAATAGCTGA
- a CDS encoding diacylglycerol/lipid kinase family protein, producing the protein MAALHFIVNPQAKNGYSLKIWNELKKELQDSPHSIHFTESPQHATEIVNEIARLPEDRAVVTAVGGDGTVNEVINGAIGFEGMKVAYIPAGSGNDFARGFGLPKSPRDSLKRILALMEEEGMELDAGSFHTSEYPKGHFVNSIGAGFDAQITVKANQSNLKKWLNKLSLGKLIYAFYLIKELISYKPGPAVLHIDGEEFHFPRMWFITVSNHPYYGGGMKISPAAKPNDGLFNITVLNGLPKWKLLTVFISVFWGGHIRFKEVKTFEGKNITIESKSAIPVHADGEYIGKTPVHIEIRPNSWVIL; encoded by the coding sequence ATGGCTGCATTGCATTTCATTGTCAACCCGCAAGCAAAGAATGGATATTCCCTGAAGATTTGGAACGAACTGAAAAAAGAGCTGCAAGACTCGCCGCATTCTATCCATTTCACAGAATCCCCCCAGCATGCGACTGAAATAGTTAATGAGATTGCCAGATTGCCAGAGGACCGTGCAGTGGTCACAGCTGTCGGCGGCGACGGCACAGTCAATGAAGTGATCAATGGGGCAATTGGTTTTGAAGGGATGAAGGTGGCTTATATACCTGCTGGATCCGGGAACGACTTCGCAAGGGGATTCGGTTTGCCGAAGAGCCCGAGGGATAGCTTGAAGCGCATACTTGCGTTAATGGAAGAGGAAGGAATGGAATTGGATGCCGGTTCATTCCATACCTCAGAGTATCCAAAAGGGCATTTCGTGAATAGTATAGGTGCAGGCTTTGATGCTCAAATTACAGTCAAAGCGAATCAATCCAATTTGAAAAAGTGGCTGAACAAGCTGTCGCTTGGAAAGCTGATCTATGCATTTTATTTAATAAAGGAACTTATATCCTATAAACCGGGACCCGCTGTCCTTCATATCGACGGGGAGGAATTTCACTTCCCGCGGATGTGGTTTATTACGGTCTCCAATCATCCATACTATGGCGGTGGAATGAAAATTTCCCCTGCCGCAAAGCCGAACGATGGTCTATTCAATATTACTGTCCTGAATGGCTTGCCAAAATGGAAGCTCCTCACCGTTTTTATTTCTGTTTTTTGGGGCGGCCATATCCGATTCAAAGAAGTTAAGACGTTCGAAGGAAAGAACATCACGATAGAATCCAAAAGCGCCATCCCTGTCCATGCAGACGGGGAATATATTGGGAAGACCCCTGTACATATCGAGATTCGTCCAAATAGCTGGGTGATTTTATAA
- a CDS encoding YtzH-like family protein yields MSLTYEHQMQILKDILSNHQTDCCGSVSECEQVERLVKSLMANTAISDNIRPVLQQIYDYSHNGISAPNLNDHINGYQENLSQWVNDMNSYS; encoded by the coding sequence ATGTCACTGACGTATGAACATCAAATGCAGATATTGAAAGATATATTAAGCAACCATCAGACAGATTGTTGCGGTTCGGTTTCAGAATGTGAGCAAGTGGAGCGTTTAGTGAAATCTTTAATGGCAAATACAGCTATTTCAGATAATATAAGGCCCGTTTTACAGCAAATTTATGATTATAGCCATAATGGCATAAGTGCACCCAATTTAAATGATCATATCAATGGGTATCAAGAAAACCTCTCCCAATGGGTGAATGATATGAACAGCTACTCTTAA